In the genome of Perca fluviatilis chromosome 4, GENO_Pfluv_1.0, whole genome shotgun sequence, one region contains:
- the si:ch211-112f3.4 gene encoding EF-hand and coiled-coil domain-containing protein 1 isoform X1: MERNALDLPRVRPSPRVARKSEWLRSALAHHHCPEPGVDNEIVVLATGIDQYLQEVFHHLAYPNRNDTVSAEDFTALCAVLGLTGAEEGKRRMKGGTGDGQKYEEDEDLMDVCSVLPCQLSFKDFHSRLCGYFRVRSARRGAAECVWRLPVTEDTELVERQIRLRWPRVRRKKCVSFDLARDQNGAVNRLIKGRAAEDSESDEVAALRELVEDLRSALQGSDARCLALEVALRQERSRTLPSPSSFNSTVSTPKTSITLIQGKLVPTHRIKGQEARRVARRQDIRDPLVRELKLIRSSRDGQLEEAMKFNKRLEEELRWAYQEVHKLHGTESALRKKNAQIRRQAEEAREALSLGLQRVRMIQEQAQSVPQLQSRITQLETELHRYRSRCTCIPDHAHQQLYPVGAEDAGSKPQAECLQRAVEGRAASDEEEEDIGMREEGRCCLSDVKKHRLHGCGKGCQNNEVHQLISQSHLHDKNLISTFKSSRGRCSWKGQTQEQPEGSRGFEKEKRPKEEEDKTRLEEKEKTRLSLLEEKLTDALTLLMQLRNKNVSRRALGKIVMDTLDVCSRSGDGPSQVLQVADALCVRLSSRDLLGNGGEDEGGESREKPLVPSAGCQTSSTNPLLISC, from the exons ATGGAGCGCAACGCACTGGACCTGCCGCGCGTCCGGCCCTCGCCACGGGTAGCGCGTAAAAGCGAGTGGCTCCGGAGCGCCCTGGCCCATCACCACTGCCCAGAACCCGGCGTGGATAACGAAATCGTGGTCCTGGCTACTGGAATAGACCAATACCTGCAGGAGGTCTTTCACCACCTGGCCTACCCCAACCGGAACGATACGGTGTCGGCGGAGGACTTCACCGCGCTGTGCGCCGTACTGGGACTCACCGGAGcggaggaaggaaagaggaggatgaaAGGAGGAACCGGAGATGGACAAAAATATGAGGAAGATGAAGATTTGATGGATGTTTGCTCTGTGCTGCCCTGCCAGCTGTCCTTTAAGGACTTCCACTCGCGGCTCTGTGGGTATTTCCGTGTGCGCAGTGCGCGTAGAGGCGCTGCGGAGTGTGTCTGGCGCCTCCCGGTTACCGAGGACACGGAGCTGGTCGAGCGACAGATCCGGCTCCGGTGGCCGCGTGTCAGACGGAAAAAATGTGTGAGTTTTGATCTGGCGAGGGATCAGAATGGAGCCGTTAACAGATTGATTAAAGGTCGAGCCGCAGAAGACAGCGAGTCAG ATGAGGTAGCAGCTCTGAGGGAGCTGGTAGAGGACCTCCGCTCGGCGCTGCAGGGGAGCGACGCCCGCTGCCTGGCCCTGGAGGTGGCCCTCCGACAGGAGAGGAGCCGCACCCTCCCTTCTCCGTCCAGCTTCAATTCCACGGtttcaactccgaaaacttccATCACCCTCATACAGGGAAAACTGGTACCGACACACAGAATCAAAGGACAGGAGGCGAGGAGGGTGGCCAGGAGACAGGACATCAGGGACCCCTTGGTGAGGGAGCTGAAGCTGATTCGCTCCTCGCGTGATGGGCAGCTGGAGGAGGCCATGAAATTCAATAAACGTCTGGAGGAGGAGCTGCGATGGGCATACCAGGAGGTGCACAAGCTTCACGGGACGGAGTCTGCACTGAGGAAGAAGAACGCTCAGATCAG GAGGCAGGCGGAGGAGGCCAGGGAGGCTCTGAGCTTGGGGCTTCAGAGGGTTCGGATGATCCAGGAGCAGGCTCAGTCTGTGCCGCAGCTTCAGTCCAGGATCACCCAACTGGAGACTGAACTACACCGGTACAG ATCCCGCTGCACCTGCATCCCTGACCACGCCCATCAACAACTTTACCCAGTCGGAGCAGAAGACGCCGGTAGCAAGCCAC AGGCAGAGTGTCTGCAGAGAGCGGTGGAAGGAAGAGCTGCttctgatgaagaggaggaagacataGGGATGAGGGAGGAAGGACGGTGCTGCCTGTCAGATGTGAAGAAGCACCGACTGCATGGCTGTGGCAAAGG aTGTCAGAACAATGAGGTCCACCAACTTATCTCTCAGAGTCACCTGCATGATAAAAACCTCATCAGCACTTTTAAGagcagcagggggcgctgcagCTGGAAGGGACAAACCCAAGAGCAGCCAGAGGGAAGCCGAGgctttgaaaaagaaaag AGGCCtaaggaagaggaggataagACAAGgctggaggagaaagagaagacacGTCTGTCCTTGCTGGAGGAGAAACTCACAGATGCCCTCACACTGCTGATGCAGCTACGCAACAAg AACGTGTCCCGCAGAGCCCTGGGGAAGATCGTGATGGATACTCTGGATGTGTGCAGTAGGAGTGGAGATG GTCCATCTCAGGTCTTGCAGGTAGCTGACGCCCTCTGTGTCCGGCTGTCCTCGAGGGATCTCCTTGGAAACGGAGGGGAGGAtgaaggaggagagagcagagagaaacCCCTGGTTCCATCTGCAGGCTGTCAAACCAGCAGCACCAACCCTCTGCTCATCTCATGTTGA
- the si:ch211-112f3.4 gene encoding EF-hand and coiled-coil domain-containing protein 1 isoform X2: MERNALDLPRVRPSPRVARKSEWLRSALAHHHCPEPGVDNEIVVLATGIDQYLQEVFHHLAYPNRNDTVSAEDFTALCAVLGLTGAEEGKRRMKGGTGDGQKYEEDEDLMDVCSVLPCQLSFKDFHSRLCGYFRVRSARRGAAECVWRLPVTEDTELVERQIRLRWPRVRRKKCVSFDLARDQNGAVNRLIKGRAAEDSESDEVAALRELVEDLRSALQGSDARCLALEVALRQERSRTLPSPSSFNSTVSTPKTSITLIQGKLVPTHRIKGQEARRVARRQDIRDPLVRELKLIRSSRDGQLEEAMKFNKRLEEELRWAYQEVHKLHGTESALRKKNAQIRRQAEEAREALSLGLQRVRMIQEQAQSVPQLQSRITQLETELHRYRSRCTCIPDHAHQQLYPVGAEDAGSKPQAECLQRAVEGRAASDEEEEDIGMREEGRCCLSDVKKHRLHGCGKGCQNNEVHQLISQSHLHDKNLISTFKSSRGRCSWKGQTQEQPEGSRGFEKEKRPKEEEDKTRLEEKEKTRLSLLEEKLTDALTLLMQLRNKNVSRRALGKIVMDTLDVCSRSGDGRSISGLAGS, translated from the exons ATGGAGCGCAACGCACTGGACCTGCCGCGCGTCCGGCCCTCGCCACGGGTAGCGCGTAAAAGCGAGTGGCTCCGGAGCGCCCTGGCCCATCACCACTGCCCAGAACCCGGCGTGGATAACGAAATCGTGGTCCTGGCTACTGGAATAGACCAATACCTGCAGGAGGTCTTTCACCACCTGGCCTACCCCAACCGGAACGATACGGTGTCGGCGGAGGACTTCACCGCGCTGTGCGCCGTACTGGGACTCACCGGAGcggaggaaggaaagaggaggatgaaAGGAGGAACCGGAGATGGACAAAAATATGAGGAAGATGAAGATTTGATGGATGTTTGCTCTGTGCTGCCCTGCCAGCTGTCCTTTAAGGACTTCCACTCGCGGCTCTGTGGGTATTTCCGTGTGCGCAGTGCGCGTAGAGGCGCTGCGGAGTGTGTCTGGCGCCTCCCGGTTACCGAGGACACGGAGCTGGTCGAGCGACAGATCCGGCTCCGGTGGCCGCGTGTCAGACGGAAAAAATGTGTGAGTTTTGATCTGGCGAGGGATCAGAATGGAGCCGTTAACAGATTGATTAAAGGTCGAGCCGCAGAAGACAGCGAGTCAG ATGAGGTAGCAGCTCTGAGGGAGCTGGTAGAGGACCTCCGCTCGGCGCTGCAGGGGAGCGACGCCCGCTGCCTGGCCCTGGAGGTGGCCCTCCGACAGGAGAGGAGCCGCACCCTCCCTTCTCCGTCCAGCTTCAATTCCACGGtttcaactccgaaaacttccATCACCCTCATACAGGGAAAACTGGTACCGACACACAGAATCAAAGGACAGGAGGCGAGGAGGGTGGCCAGGAGACAGGACATCAGGGACCCCTTGGTGAGGGAGCTGAAGCTGATTCGCTCCTCGCGTGATGGGCAGCTGGAGGAGGCCATGAAATTCAATAAACGTCTGGAGGAGGAGCTGCGATGGGCATACCAGGAGGTGCACAAGCTTCACGGGACGGAGTCTGCACTGAGGAAGAAGAACGCTCAGATCAG GAGGCAGGCGGAGGAGGCCAGGGAGGCTCTGAGCTTGGGGCTTCAGAGGGTTCGGATGATCCAGGAGCAGGCTCAGTCTGTGCCGCAGCTTCAGTCCAGGATCACCCAACTGGAGACTGAACTACACCGGTACAG ATCCCGCTGCACCTGCATCCCTGACCACGCCCATCAACAACTTTACCCAGTCGGAGCAGAAGACGCCGGTAGCAAGCCAC AGGCAGAGTGTCTGCAGAGAGCGGTGGAAGGAAGAGCTGCttctgatgaagaggaggaagacataGGGATGAGGGAGGAAGGACGGTGCTGCCTGTCAGATGTGAAGAAGCACCGACTGCATGGCTGTGGCAAAGG aTGTCAGAACAATGAGGTCCACCAACTTATCTCTCAGAGTCACCTGCATGATAAAAACCTCATCAGCACTTTTAAGagcagcagggggcgctgcagCTGGAAGGGACAAACCCAAGAGCAGCCAGAGGGAAGCCGAGgctttgaaaaagaaaag AGGCCtaaggaagaggaggataagACAAGgctggaggagaaagagaagacacGTCTGTCCTTGCTGGAGGAGAAACTCACAGATGCCCTCACACTGCTGATGCAGCTACGCAACAAg AACGTGTCCCGCAGAGCCCTGGGGAAGATCGTGATGGATACTCTGGATGTGTGCAGTAGGAGTGGAGATGGTAG GTCCATCTCAGGTCTTGCAGGTAGCTGA